In Notamacropus eugenii isolate mMacEug1 chromosome 1, mMacEug1.pri_v2, whole genome shotgun sequence, one genomic interval encodes:
- the AP1G1 gene encoding AP-1 complex subunit gamma-1 isoform X2, which produces MPAPIRLRELIRTIRTARTQAEEREMIQKECAAIRSSFREEDNTYRCRNVAKLLYMHMLGYPAHFGQLECLKLIASQKFTDKRIGYLGAMLLLDERQDVHLLMTNCIKNDLNHSTQYVQGLALCTLGCMGSSEMCRDLAGEVEKLLKTSNSYLRKKAALCAVHVIRKVPELMEMFLPATKNLLNEKNHGVLHTSVVLLTEMCERSPDMLAHFRKLVPQLVRILKNLIMSGYSPEHDVSGISDPFLQVRILRLLRILGRNDDDSSEAMNDILAQVATNTETSKNVGNAILYETVLTIMDIKSESGLRVLAINILGRFLLNNDKNIRYVALTSLLKTVQTDHNAVQRHRSTIVDCLKDLDVSIKRRAMELSFALVNGNNIRGMMKELLYFLDSCEPEFKADCASGIFLAAEKYAPSKRWHIDTIMRVLTTAGSYVRDDAVPNLIQLITNSVEMHAYTVQRLYKAILGDYSQQPLVQVAAWCIGEYGDLLVSGQCEEEEPIQVTEDEVLDILESVLISNMSTSVTRGYALTAIMKLSTRFSCTVNRIKKVVSIYGSSIDVELQQRAVEYNALFKKYDHMRSALLERMPVMEKVTTNGPTDIVQTNGETEPAPLETKPPPSGPQPTSQANDLLDLLGGNDITPIIPTVPTSKPASAGGELLDLLGDLNLTGAPASAPASVPQLSQPPFLLDGLSSQPLFNDIASGIPSITAYSKNGLKIEFTFERSNTNPSVTVITIQASNSTELDMTDFVFQAAVPKTFQLQLLSPSSSIVPAFNTGTITQVIKVLNPQKQQLRMRIKLTYNHKGSAMQDLAEVNNFPPQSWQ; this is translated from the exons TTGGAGTGCCTCAAGCTTATCGCTTCTCAAAAATTCACAGACAAACGAATTGGCTACCTAGGAGCCATGCTGCTGCTAGACGAGAGACAGGACGTACATCTTCTAATGACAAATTGCATCAAGAA tgACCTTAATCATAGCACGCAGTATGTGCAGGGGCTGGCACTCTGCACCCTTGGCTGTATGGGTTCCTCAGAAATGTGTCGAGACCTTGCAGGAGAAGTAGAGAAACTCCTTAAAACCTCCAATTCATACTTAAGAAAAAAG gCAGCACTTTGTGCTGTGCATGTCATCAGGAAGGTACCTGaacttatggaaatgtttttgccAGCCACAAAAAACTTACTGAATGAAAAAAACCATG GTGTCCTTCACACATCTGTTGTCCTACTCACAGAAATGTGTGAGAGAAGCCCAGACATGCTAGCACATTTCCGAAAG CTTGTACCACAGTTAGTTCGTATTCTAAAGAACCTTATCATGTCTGGATATTCACCAGAGCATGATGTGTCTGGGATCAGTGACCCCTTCTTACAG GTGCGAATCCTGCGGTTACTAAGAATTCTAGGACGAAATGATGATGACTCAAGTGAAGCAATGAATGATATATTGGCACAG gTTGCCACCAATACGGAGACTAGTAAAAATGTAGGAAACGCTATTCTCTATGAAACGGTTTTGACTATTATGGACATCAAGTCAGAGAGTGGACTAAGa GTATTAGCCATAAATATCCTGGGTCGTTTCTTattgaacaatgacaaaaatattag GTATGTAGCTCTGACATCATTGTTGAAGACAGTGCAGACAGATCATAACGCAGTACAGAGGCATCGAAGCACCATTGTGGACTGCCTGAAGGATCTTGATGTCTCAATTAAACG gcGTGCAATGGAATTAAGTTTTGCTCTggtaaatggaaataatattcgTGGTATGATGAAGGAATTGCTATATTTTTTGGATTCCTGTGAGCCAGAATTTAAGGCAGACTGTGCATCTGGAATCTTCCTTGCTGCAGAAAA GTATGCACCTTCCAAACGATGGCACATAGACACAATTATGCGTGTTCTAACAACG GCAGGGAGTTATGTCCGTGATGATGCTGTCCCCAACTTGATTCAGCTGATAACCAACAGTGTGGAGATGCATGCCTACACTGTTCAACGTCTCTACAAAGCCATTCTTGGTGATTATTCCCAA CAACCTTTGGTGCAAGTAGCTGCCTGGTGTATAGGTGAATATGGAGATCTGCTAGTGTCTGGTCAATGTGAAGAGGAAGAGCCCATTCAG GTCACAGAGGATGAAGTGCTGGACATCTTGGAAAGTGTTCTCATCTCTAACATGTCTACATCTGTTACCCGGGGTTATGCTCTCACTGCCATCATGAAGCTTTCGACTCGATTCAGCTGTACTGTTAA CCGAATTAAGAAAGTGGTTTCCATCTATGGAAGCAGCATTGATGTGGAGCTCCAGCAGAGGGCAGTAGAGTACAACGCACTGTTCAAGAAATATGACCATATGAG GTCAGCCTTGCTTGAGAGAATGCCAGTCATGGAAAAGGTGACCACAAATGGCCCCACTGATATTGTACAGACAAATGGAGAGACAGAACCAGCGCCACTGGAGACAAAACCACCACCCTCTGGTCCCCAGCCAACCAGCCAG gctAATGATTTATTAGATCTGCTGGGAGGAAATGATATAACACCCATTATTCCAACTGTTCCTACAAGCAAACCAGCTTCTGCTGGGGGAGAGCTTCTTGACTTGCTGGGAGACCTCAACCTGACAG GTGCTCCAGCTTCTGCTCCTGCTTCAGTCCCACAGCTATCACAGCCTCCTTTCCTCTTGGATGGGCTTTCATCACAACCTCTCTTCAATGATATTGCTTCAG GTATCCCCTCCATCACAGCGTACAGTAAGAACGGTTTAAAGATAGAATTCACCTTTGAAAGGTCCAACACTAACCCCAGTGTCACAGTGATCACGATACAGGCCTCTAACAgcacagaattggacatgacaGACTTTGTTTTCCAAGCTGCAGTACCAAAG ACATTCCAGCTGCAGCTTTTGTCTCCTAGCAGCAGCATCGTCCCAGCATTTAACACCGGGACCATCACACAAGTCATTAAAGTTCTGAACCCACAGAAG CAACAGCTCCGAATGAGGATCAAGCTAACGTATAATCACAAGGGCTCTGCGATGCAGGATCTAGCCGAAGTGAACAACTTTCCCCCTCAGTCCTGGCAATGA
- the AP1G1 gene encoding AP-1 complex subunit gamma-1 isoform X1, protein MRMGVKDFVERMPAPIRLRELIRTIRTARTQAEEREMIQKECAAIRSSFREEDNTYRCRNVAKLLYMHMLGYPAHFGQLECLKLIASQKFTDKRIGYLGAMLLLDERQDVHLLMTNCIKNDLNHSTQYVQGLALCTLGCMGSSEMCRDLAGEVEKLLKTSNSYLRKKAALCAVHVIRKVPELMEMFLPATKNLLNEKNHGVLHTSVVLLTEMCERSPDMLAHFRKLVPQLVRILKNLIMSGYSPEHDVSGISDPFLQVRILRLLRILGRNDDDSSEAMNDILAQVATNTETSKNVGNAILYETVLTIMDIKSESGLRVLAINILGRFLLNNDKNIRYVALTSLLKTVQTDHNAVQRHRSTIVDCLKDLDVSIKRRAMELSFALVNGNNIRGMMKELLYFLDSCEPEFKADCASGIFLAAEKYAPSKRWHIDTIMRVLTTAGSYVRDDAVPNLIQLITNSVEMHAYTVQRLYKAILGDYSQQPLVQVAAWCIGEYGDLLVSGQCEEEEPIQVTEDEVLDILESVLISNMSTSVTRGYALTAIMKLSTRFSCTVNRIKKVVSIYGSSIDVELQQRAVEYNALFKKYDHMRSALLERMPVMEKVTTNGPTDIVQTNGETEPAPLETKPPPSGPQPTSQANDLLDLLGGNDITPIIPTVPTSKPASAGGELLDLLGDLNLTGAPASAPASVPQLSQPPFLLDGLSSQPLFNDIASGIPSITAYSKNGLKIEFTFERSNTNPSVTVITIQASNSTELDMTDFVFQAAVPKTFQLQLLSPSSSIVPAFNTGTITQVIKVLNPQKQQLRMRIKLTYNHKGSAMQDLAEVNNFPPQSWQ, encoded by the exons TTGGAGTGCCTCAAGCTTATCGCTTCTCAAAAATTCACAGACAAACGAATTGGCTACCTAGGAGCCATGCTGCTGCTAGACGAGAGACAGGACGTACATCTTCTAATGACAAATTGCATCAAGAA tgACCTTAATCATAGCACGCAGTATGTGCAGGGGCTGGCACTCTGCACCCTTGGCTGTATGGGTTCCTCAGAAATGTGTCGAGACCTTGCAGGAGAAGTAGAGAAACTCCTTAAAACCTCCAATTCATACTTAAGAAAAAAG gCAGCACTTTGTGCTGTGCATGTCATCAGGAAGGTACCTGaacttatggaaatgtttttgccAGCCACAAAAAACTTACTGAATGAAAAAAACCATG GTGTCCTTCACACATCTGTTGTCCTACTCACAGAAATGTGTGAGAGAAGCCCAGACATGCTAGCACATTTCCGAAAG CTTGTACCACAGTTAGTTCGTATTCTAAAGAACCTTATCATGTCTGGATATTCACCAGAGCATGATGTGTCTGGGATCAGTGACCCCTTCTTACAG GTGCGAATCCTGCGGTTACTAAGAATTCTAGGACGAAATGATGATGACTCAAGTGAAGCAATGAATGATATATTGGCACAG gTTGCCACCAATACGGAGACTAGTAAAAATGTAGGAAACGCTATTCTCTATGAAACGGTTTTGACTATTATGGACATCAAGTCAGAGAGTGGACTAAGa GTATTAGCCATAAATATCCTGGGTCGTTTCTTattgaacaatgacaaaaatattag GTATGTAGCTCTGACATCATTGTTGAAGACAGTGCAGACAGATCATAACGCAGTACAGAGGCATCGAAGCACCATTGTGGACTGCCTGAAGGATCTTGATGTCTCAATTAAACG gcGTGCAATGGAATTAAGTTTTGCTCTggtaaatggaaataatattcgTGGTATGATGAAGGAATTGCTATATTTTTTGGATTCCTGTGAGCCAGAATTTAAGGCAGACTGTGCATCTGGAATCTTCCTTGCTGCAGAAAA GTATGCACCTTCCAAACGATGGCACATAGACACAATTATGCGTGTTCTAACAACG GCAGGGAGTTATGTCCGTGATGATGCTGTCCCCAACTTGATTCAGCTGATAACCAACAGTGTGGAGATGCATGCCTACACTGTTCAACGTCTCTACAAAGCCATTCTTGGTGATTATTCCCAA CAACCTTTGGTGCAAGTAGCTGCCTGGTGTATAGGTGAATATGGAGATCTGCTAGTGTCTGGTCAATGTGAAGAGGAAGAGCCCATTCAG GTCACAGAGGATGAAGTGCTGGACATCTTGGAAAGTGTTCTCATCTCTAACATGTCTACATCTGTTACCCGGGGTTATGCTCTCACTGCCATCATGAAGCTTTCGACTCGATTCAGCTGTACTGTTAA CCGAATTAAGAAAGTGGTTTCCATCTATGGAAGCAGCATTGATGTGGAGCTCCAGCAGAGGGCAGTAGAGTACAACGCACTGTTCAAGAAATATGACCATATGAG GTCAGCCTTGCTTGAGAGAATGCCAGTCATGGAAAAGGTGACCACAAATGGCCCCACTGATATTGTACAGACAAATGGAGAGACAGAACCAGCGCCACTGGAGACAAAACCACCACCCTCTGGTCCCCAGCCAACCAGCCAG gctAATGATTTATTAGATCTGCTGGGAGGAAATGATATAACACCCATTATTCCAACTGTTCCTACAAGCAAACCAGCTTCTGCTGGGGGAGAGCTTCTTGACTTGCTGGGAGACCTCAACCTGACAG GTGCTCCAGCTTCTGCTCCTGCTTCAGTCCCACAGCTATCACAGCCTCCTTTCCTCTTGGATGGGCTTTCATCACAACCTCTCTTCAATGATATTGCTTCAG GTATCCCCTCCATCACAGCGTACAGTAAGAACGGTTTAAAGATAGAATTCACCTTTGAAAGGTCCAACACTAACCCCAGTGTCACAGTGATCACGATACAGGCCTCTAACAgcacagaattggacatgacaGACTTTGTTTTCCAAGCTGCAGTACCAAAG ACATTCCAGCTGCAGCTTTTGTCTCCTAGCAGCAGCATCGTCCCAGCATTTAACACCGGGACCATCACACAAGTCATTAAAGTTCTGAACCCACAGAAG CAACAGCTCCGAATGAGGATCAAGCTAACGTATAATCACAAGGGCTCTGCGATGCAGGATCTAGCCGAAGTGAACAACTTTCCCCCTCAGTCCTGGCAATGA